A region of the Struthio camelus isolate bStrCam1 chromosome 4, bStrCam1.hap1, whole genome shotgun sequence genome:
TAGCTAattaacttagattttttttttttttccttttggtggaTTCTTACATCCATCTTGAATATAAACTGAATGACATCAAGTACAGTTTATGGTCTTTGTGTAAGGTGAATATTTACATAGAAATAGTGATTTAATTTTTACTATTAATAAGCAAAATATCTTGCAAACAAATTTGCAACTTGTTGAATTTTTATGAAAGAGTTAGATTTTTTTAGCTATCTGGAAAGAGTTAGATTTTTTTAGCTATCTGGAAAGAGTTAGATTTTTTTAGCTCTCTGAGCacacctgaagaaaaataatgtaggCTAGTTTACATAGGCTGAAATGTTGGAGTGTATATGtttgttaatgcatttttaatacttttaaatgtGTCGTCTTGCCTAGTTCTTCTCCAGACAGAAGTACTAAACTAAATCACAGCACATTTGGTTAAAATGTCTATggtaaaaaagaaacagaaaatgaaaaaacccaAAATGATGATCCTTACTGTGCAAGCACTTACACTTGATTTACCTCAGGCTTTTGAAGAGTGGCATCAGTAGCCACGTGCATAAATGCTTGTGAGCATGCAGTATTCTTTGCAAGGTTCAGTTCTGAGATTACTGTAATTAACCAGGCAAATGgttctttacaaaacaaaatcaagtttATGAACTGCGTACTAAAATACTGCCAAACAAAAACAGTTCTATCTGGGAGAATATACAAGAAGAAGAAACTCATAacaattggcttttttttttttttttaaatacaccaaGGAGAGCACTTGGCTGTTACGGTAACGATGACTGGAATAGTCGACCTTTCAGATCCGGAAGGAGCCGAGAACCATTgtgcaggcaggagaggcagagcggcaaggggaaggcaagggaaggggccCTGGTGGAGTTTCCATTTGTGGGAGTTTCGTGCCTTTGCGAAGAACGGGGCTGGGAATGTCAGCCTGAGTAGTCCCTgaggtttcctttttttcaggGGGTGGGATTTAGTGGTTTCTCAACAGTAATCTGTCCTTCTGAATGTGATGTAGCTCTGTCATTGGAGTTGCTTGTGAACTTGAGATTGGCTATCTTGGATATATAGAATTTCTTCTTGTTTGGCACGAGCACTTGGTAGCACtttatctgtttttctctttcctttgtataAGCACTCTCTTGTTgattgtatatttttattttaaattgtgtgtACGTTTTCTGTAGTTTTTGAGTTGATGGAGTTTCGAGTCGATCTGAGTTAAAAAATAGTTATGTAGGATGTTATACTTTTTgcacataattatttttttccccatattttccctttttgtaaTGTGAGACTGGCTCCGTGGTACTACAATTACTTTAGGAAAGCTTCTTTTAGATGTATTCATCATTACTGTTGTGAAAATGTCACTGTCATGTAAATGGCTCTCTGGTGAGAGTCTTCAATCAGTTTGTCTAATTAATAGGGAAAAGTATGAATTGCTTTGTTCATTTTAATGGGATTCAGGtggaaaatatgctttaataCAGTGTTTAGATTTTTGATCattcttttttgttattctttcgTGCCTCAAGCATCATGTTTTCAGGTGAAgcgaaggagaaaaaataaagtaaaaatacaaatattcttgCATGTTATGCAAGAGTAATCTTATTTCTCTTCATATGGCATGTGTAACCTCCAGGAGTTCAGTAAGTGTTTTTGGAACATAAACTTGTAATCTGGGGTTTAGCTGAACAGTTGCACTTAGCTGGAATCAGTTATATGCTTCAATATTTGATATATGAGAAAATCCTGAGATGTTTGCCATAAAGGTGATTAAATACTGGAACAGCTGGCCAGAGATGTTTGGGACTCTCTGTCCTTAGAGAGTCCTTTGAGAGAGATTTAGAACTTGATTAGGTGGGTATCTGAGCAACCTGAGCTAATCAGCCCTGCTTTTAGCAGGGTTTGGACCaatgaccttcagaggtcccttccaacctaaattgttctatgattctgtatttcaaaaggcTTATCTACAATATGAGATATACACCTATCAACTTCATAGTGTACCAGAGGTATAAGAGAGGACAGTGCTTACTTACGTGTACAGAATTAGTGTTTGCCTACTCTATAACTTTTTTGCAATAAAAGCCTCTCACCCTCCCATTTCAAGTTCAAATTAAAAAGTACAAATCTCAAAGGAGTGAATAGGAGCTCATTTTATGCTGATGGttagtttatatatttttaacccTAGTGTGTAAATAGtgtgattcttttttcctttgtaatttaACACATTTTATACTTTGCTTCATCTGCTTGTCAAACATTATAAACCTGTATATAGAAACTGTAGATAGcatctttttaatggaaaaaaggttatttttgtcCAAACTATGTCATTTAAGGGAGGAATATTCAAAATTATTGAGGTTTGTTTTCACAGAGTAATTGTAATTTTGTTAATTTGGCACAAGATGAAAATTGAGGAGGAAGAATGAGAGAAGATAAACTTTCATGGGCTGTGAAATCCCACTATTAGGCAAAAAAGAATGGATATTTCTCTGAAATCTAATACCTTTTCTTTGCAAGGGTCACTGTTAAGTTTTGTATGTACTCTCACATTAGTGATGAATCTGTTTTTTAGCTATTTTGCGTAAAGTTAGGACTGGAGGAGTGGTATGGGCTTTTCCTCGCTGATGGTAAGAAGGAGCAATAGTAGTGTCCAGCTGGATGTCTTGAAGTGTGGTGAATATCCTTCTGTGAAATATGCGTGCCCCCTTGTTGAGAGCTGAGGCCTGTAGGGCTACAATATCACTTGCTATTGTCTGTTATGTTGAAGAAATATAACGTAATTATGTATGTGTTCTGCTTCATAATTATGTCACTCATAGAGCATATCTACTGTTAAGGGGTGAGTTTTGAGGCAGTTGAATCCATGTTGCCCATTCCAGTTGTCACAGAAGTTCTCACTGACATTAATGGAATTTGGTCAGGCTCATAATGTAAATGCTTTGAGGTGCTGTGCAGTGTATCATAATAACTCTGTTTGTTAATTTACATAGGTAATGGAGAGTTTCTCCAAGCTTTGTCAGGCCATGGTTTGCAAACAACTACTTTGACAACTAGAACTGGCCACGATAACGGGCCTGACCACCCAGAATATGTTGCCTTTGCATTGGTTCCTGTTTTCTTCATCATGGGTCTCTTTGGGATCCTCATCTGTCATGTCCTTAAGAAAAAAGGATATCGTTGTACAACAGAGGCTGAacaagtggaagaagaaaaaattggcGAAAAAATAGGTAATCAGTGTGTCTAGTAAACACCTTTTACACATTTCTCTACATTGCTACTAATACAGAATAACTTATTGTGAGAATTCTGTCCTTTCTCTGTTGAACACAATATTTTTAAGATGTGGATTTTTATTACCGTTATATGGTTTTGGTCTCTGCCAGTCAAAACTAGGAGTCTTCCAGTTTCCCATGCAAGTCCTCTAAAACAGCTTAAGAGCTTACAGAGGGATCAAAAcatctaatttattttatttataatgttTCTAGCTATAAATTGCCATCTGAGTCACCAGATTGCTTTTCTGCATTCCACGTGCTGTTAGTAACAGCAGAGTACTATACGTAACTGTTTAATAAAGAGTGACATAAGGCTGCTCTTTAAAGCATAACATGCCTTAGgtgtacttttaaaaatgttaagcaAACTTGTGCTGTctttctcatcttccttctcGTCATAAAACTGAGCCTTTAGACTGACTATTTTCCATTTTACGTGACATGTCCtgcatacgtttttttttttcttaacgatATCTTTGCTTTTGTTCTAATGCTTGTTCCTTTGTACTCTTCTCATGGCTCCTTGTTCCTGTCttgtcttaatttaaaaaaaaaaatgtatcacttGGGAAGAGCTATTAGTAACCCTGGGTCGCATGTAGCTAGGTAAATACAATGGCCAAGTCCATGTAAATGCTTtggccttttcctttctcccagtTCATTGATAACATGTCAGCAGGCTTATAACAAATGCAAATTACAGGGACTCTATGGGAACTGAAGAGTCAGGTGATGCAGCAATGATATGTCAGCATGTTCTTTAGCAATTACTGCCTGGGGCACGTACTTAGCGGTTGGTACTATTTGATCTGCTATTTCATGTGAGTAGTAGTAGAAAGCAAGGTGAGAGGTAGACAGTAAGGTGAGGGGTAGTAAAAGGCAGACAACTTTTAAGTCTTAGTTTTGAAAAAGTAACTTTACAGTCCAACTAGACACAGCTATAGGCATGAGGCTGAAGATGAAAGGTGAGTAAAGAGGAAGGGAAGCACCTGACTTGCTGCTTAGCGACAGATGTAGGGCCTCACCTGTCAAACTTGTCTCTATCCTGCGTTTTTTAAAGCTAGTCATAATGATTATTTGGGAAGGGCAAAGCTGAtgccttttaatttttctctgcttcctctctctcttctttgtgCTCTGAGATTATTCAGAGGAATCTCCCAGCATTGTTTCAATGAGTGCAGTTCGCTCTGGGGGGATTAAGCATAGTCAGGATGTTTCTCTTCTAAATTCCTTGCTCCTATAGTCGTACAAGAACCTTGATATATGTACGTATGCACACATACCTGCGCGCGCACACAtgtatattttaatcaaaatttgaGCCCTTGTAGTTGTGAAAAGTTTAGATTGAATCCTTCATATAGCAGAAGCACAATAATGTCTCTTAAAATAATGCCTTTGGACAGTTTAATGATTTGCTTTTCCCTCTGTAGTAGGGGTTAGAAATGCTGCTCTGTTGTTTGTGTCTCCTTATTAGTTAGAAAAGGAATTTTGATGTATGTTCATGAAAATACTGAGCTTCATGCATGAAAATATCTTAGACCGGTGTATGTAGATTCCACAAATGTGTGTTCTTCCTGAACAAGAACTAAAAAGTCTGATCTGAGGTTCCTCTCCAAAACAATAATAGGTCTTGTCATTTTTTATGTACtattcttctgatttttcttattttgttttcaaacaaaatgtaTTCTCATTTTGGAAGGCTAAAATATTGACAACGtttattttcttccacagaaatgaATGAAACTATGCATGAGAATAGTGACACTGTGGGACAAATTGTTAACTACATAATGAAAAATGAAGGTATAGTATGGTGATATTGAAGTTATAAGCCTTTGTGGTCGTGCCTgatagcaaatacattttttgagaTACCCTGAAGTATGGTATGTTCATGTATTTGCATTTGAGAATCTTTTTGCACATGCATAAGTTTTTGAGGTTGCCTTCAGGAGGCAGTAACTTCTGACAAAATTGGAAGGCTTTTGTTTACCTGAAAACTATTATGTGTAAGTTTGATTTGTGCCTTTCTTGATCTTTTATGAAGTATTTTGGTGTTTGATTTGCTtgattttttgttctgttttgttttatttttgaagtaaaaactcaagtttgttttttaatggcaaCATGTATAGCAGgtaaaattttacattttgatcGCGTCAAACTGATTGTCTTGAAATAATTCCTACAGCTGTTGTCAAAGAAGGCTTTGTGCAAAACTGAGAAAACAGGATAGATTGTCTCTCATGTTGTGTTTCAGACATGACATCTTCATGTAGTATGCGCACAAAGTAAAGGGGAAAGAAGATAcgattgaaaaaataaaaccaaacttaAGCAGCCTAAGGAATGCTTGGTTAGTTCAGAATGCATTTGCCTGGTCTAATGAAGACTGCATGGTTTTACAGTATAAGAAAATTTAGTCTTTTTAACTTGTATAAATCAAAGTTGCCTAAGCATTGGACTTGCCTCTAAGTTACTCCTGAATGAAGACTAGTCCTCtggagaagttttttttcctcaataagcCTTAATACTTTTTAGCCTATGTGGTTTCCCTCCAAGTTGGGATTAGGtaccccatttttttttttttttttcaaatatatgatCAATTTTTAGTTCTTGGCTGATAGCTAATTTGCTGTTTTGTAGGGCTCATATTTATGAATAGGTGTTCTTCATCTTTGAAGTTGCTCTTTACATGTGAGGCAATTACGTTCCTGTGCTCAAAAGGATGTTTAAAAATTTCTAGTAGTCTTGTTTGAGAGGGTTGTGCAGATGGCTAGGCTGTTTGATTTGTAGTGAGGTAGAGCTTCAAGTGTGATATGAACTGTAATTTTTAGTATCTCAGATAATATAATTCTACAGGATTTTCTTAAAGACTTTGCATAATTTTATCTCATGCCTTTTTGGAGATTTGCATAATGCAGCCATCTCCACTGTCGCTGCAATTTCATTGAGTacctttatttttgctgtttgcttcTCTAAAGTTAGAGCTGTACACTTCTTAAAAATTCTGTATATTCTTATTGCAGCAAATGCTGATGTGTTGAAGGCCATGGTGGCAGACAGCAGCGTTTTTGAACCTGAAAGGTAATTACTCTCCTTAACGCGTTTCCAGAGGTAACTAAGAACATACCTTTTCAATGACCCTATGTGAATAGAAGCCTGGTGAAATGACACCCTTTAATGCAACTGTTTATTAACTGCCTAAATCTACCAACATGTAGTGTCAGTAATCTGGAAATTTAGTTCAAGTGACATCATATTAAATatctaataattattttaaaaatgcaaattcttgACATACTAATACCATATGTGTAATATATAGTTTTTAACTTTCTGTAACTTGGAAGTATAAATTTGGTTATATGAAACCTAAAGCATGTTAGCAAGGGAAAAAAGTGTCTTAAGTGACTTTAAGcgggatttttctgttttctggttaTGGTAGGGTTTTGTTTCATGTGGACTTCTAAGACTACATCACTTCTTGAGTCATCAGCAAAGAGGATAATGTTTTGATTTCCTTATGGTGTTCTTCCTGAGTCAGTACATCTTAGTATATGCCCTGTGGTATACTTCTCTTTAGTATCTTGCCCTTTTGGTTGTATGCTTTAAATGTGTAGTGCATGAGTATTGCTTTTTGCACTAAAGATTTACAGAAGCTGCAAATAGTTGTTTACTTTATGGTGATGTGGCTTAGTAGTTTTGGACTAAACCAACTTATCTGAtttgaaaagacagaaacagcACTTATTTCGTTTGTACAGATATTAACTTAAAACAGACATCTCTTTCTATGCctcttctgttttactttttataAATGTGGTAATAAGAATATGCATTGGCATATTTTATACTGCATGCATAGTTTGTTTAAAAGTGCTTGTACCTGTACATAGGTACCTATAACAACACTACTCTAGGTACTCTTAATATATAATACTGTATTCGTATTCAAAGCAGAAGAGATGAGGGTTCCAGTAGTACTGTCTTGATAATTGAAAAAAGGTGGTAGGGAGGAAGTGCGTTTAGATTTGGCAATATGAACAGGCCTATGTAACAGTTAATCTCTTgttttaactgtaaaaaaaaaaaaaaaaaaaaaaaaggcttggctATTGAATAAAATAACTTATTCTTCTCACATACGGGGGTTATTTTGATATTTGAAATACTTTGTATGGTACAACAGGAATATTTGGTTGAATTTTAACTCCCAGACTTTTGATGCGGAGGGTATGTGATGCTGAGAGTTTCAGACTGTTGTTTTAGTGGTGAATTAAAGTATCATTAAAACTGGGGTCAAGGGAATAGGGCCTTAAGAGGTTACTACAAGATATAAAAGATTGCTCTCGCATCATTTCTGACAGATATTCCTAAAGCTTTAGTAGTACAAGTGGAATCCATTGCATTTCATCATATATTCAGTACTTTGGGAAATGCTTTCTAATGGTGGAAATAGTAATGGATAACCTAAATCCGTACTTGTGCTGGTTAGTTATTACTTGTTGTATTTGCTGCATGTTGAACAGATTTTAATTCCCTTATATTCTTTTACTTGTTCTAAGACCATTAAATGTCTCCtgtcaatatttttgttttgaaagtaaacATCCAAGTAACTGCAGTCTGTCATGGCAAGTTTTGTTGCTTtaatttgttctttctgttctcctttggaTTCTCCTCACtctgacagtatttttttcttgaaataacgtgcccagagctggatggaACACTCTGGCTACGGCGTGATTCATGCTGAGCAATGTAACAGGAATTACTTCAGTAATGTCACAAGTTATACTCCTGTTACTTCCACTGTGAAATTTGTCCTTTTTTGGCAACAGCCTTCCTTTTCTGAAGCATCTGGCTAGTTGCTCTCTAATCTGGGTTTGCAAAGTTGATTACTTCTGCTGAAGTATTAGAATTTGTGTTGTCTTTCCTGCAATGCATCCAATACCTTTTCAGAAATTTCTTCATGTTTGTGTATAGGTGTgtgcttctcctcccctctcctctgatCATCTTAACTTCTAGTCTCATCCACTACAGTTACTGTAGGTGACCCAAAGTTCATGGGTTCTTTAGCTgttgttttgtgtgtatgtgtgttttctaATCCATTGTCCAAGAATCTTTCTAAAGCACTGAATGTCATCAGGACCAGAATAACTCCATTTAGTATGTCTTTCCATTTTTGTAGTAATCTACTGATACATAACGTTCTTTTTACATTTGCTGCTTTCTGCCTATgctgtctgtttgtttttgtttcagaatgACTTGCTGTGTTCTCGATAGGTGCATTCTAGTGGttgctctgctttttcttaccttttagGTCCTCTAAAGTTAACTGTTCCAGCATTTTTCTGAGGCTTCAGCTGAATGAtctgttaattcttttttttcttcgtGGTAGACATTAGTTTTGCCTCTTCCCAATATTGTGGGACTGTGTTGTTTTGTGAGTTCCTGAAGATAATGTAACAGTTCTGAAATGCTTCTGTTAGTTCTCCAGGAGTAAACTTCATTAGTTAATGAAGTTTACTCCTGGAGTATAGATTTTCATCCGTATTAGTCCTGGAGTATAGATTTTCATCCGTATTAGTCCTCTTAACCTgttcttttctctattttagcttgattttttttttccatttccttgccCTTTGTGTTAGTTAAACAACCTGACTACTGCAGTTGAATTCATttgcagaagaaattttaaaatacattcatgtTATGATATATATCAGGGAGAACCTTAAAACAAACACCCTCACAAGTAAGCTGTCTCCCATAAATGAGTTGCTCATTAAACACAACTAAAAATTATGTTATCCTTTTCCCTTTTAAGAAATGGGATTTTATTGTGagcatttacatttcttttatacTTTTCTCATAGCCCTTTATCTCCTACCACTCCTGGGAGTCCAACAACTCCGGGGTCTCCTTTGTCACCTGGTGCTATTCCATTTAAACACAGCTGCAAAGGCCATCACTTCCATACTGTCGGAGGAGTAGCAGAAAAGGACATTTGTACTCGTTGTAGTCACAAGCGATGGCACCTTATAAAGCCAGCTCACAAATCTAAAGAGCACAGAAGAAGCCGTCTTGGAGAGGTTACAGTACTTTCTGTGGGAAGGTAAGACTTATGCCATTTTATTGTTTACTTTTCTTATGGACTCTACAGTGGCCCATGTTGGATCAGCTATCCGTTGTTCCTGTATGTGTTTCTATACCTGTGAACAGATCAGAGTGGATGGGTCGTCACAGTCAAGACTCTTCTGTATTACATACGTATAAAAGGCTGTCATTCCCTCACAATCATATTTCTTGACAGTGATTGGCATCTAGAGTTAGTACATTCATGCTGGTTGGGTAAGAAACAAGAAAACACTTGATTTGTAATTGAGGAGGTTAGACAAGGTTGCCAGAAATTTTGAAGTAGCATTACTGTAAAAGCTGAGCATTCACAAGGTGTTTGAGGGGTTCTGTTCAGCTTTTTATGTAATTTCAGAAAAGCATACAGTTGATTTAGAGGTAAGATGTAGATATTCGGGTCCCATCTAGGAGAAAGGGAAGGTGAGGGATATTTGAGGAAGACTAAATTTGAAAAGGTAATTATGTCACAtagagagattgagagagagcTGCCGTAAAATAGCTGTTGACTAGAGGTCAAGGCACTCAACCAAGGCATAAAAAGCTGAAGTCCCTAGTGTTGATGTTGTATGAGGCAGGGGTTTGAAGCGCATATGATTCTGAAGTAGATAAAGCTTCGTCTGATTCTTCTCTTGTCCACCTTCCAAACAAACCTGtaaccaaacaaaaagccttaaGAATTGTGGGACTTCTCTAGTATAAAAAGAGGATCTTTGGAATGGAAAACTCCTTCTCAAGATGTGAAAATTGGTTGCCTGCCTTGCTTTCTCAAACTGCCCCAATTTCAGTCTAATCACTATGAAAACAAGAAACAACTGGTTTCCTGTGCCTGCAAGACTTTGAGACAAGAGATGGCAAATACTCTATTTCCTTCTGTCAGCTCAGGAAGTAGTAGTCTCAGCTTACTAGTGAACTAGTAAAAGTCAAATCTTTTTTAGGTTTCATGAAGAGCCTGAAGGAGGTTAGGAGGCTGAATGAGTTAGGCATGCCTTACTGGTAACTTATTTTGAGTGTGAAAAGTAGCATTAGAGAAAGTGcaaaagacttcatttttttttttttttaattagtatatGGTGGAAGCCAGTGTTTTAAGTTGATTGGAAAAATGATCTTGTATATTAGGGAGTTAATGAGAGATAAGTAGGACAGCAACGGGCTTTGAAGAGCATTCAAAGTGAATAGTTTTAATTTGGCATCCCTCTAAACtccctgtttcttctttcctttgacTCCCCTATCA
Encoded here:
- the RELL1 gene encoding RELT-like protein 1 isoform X3, with product MISLTTNGVTGNGEFLQALSGHGLQTTTLTTRTGHDNGPDHPEYVAFALVPVFFIMGLFGILICHVLKKKGYRCTTEAEQVEEEKIGEKIEMNETMHENSDTVGQIVNYIMKNEANADVLKAMVADSSVFEPESPLSPTTPGSPTTPGSPLSPGAIPFKHSCKGHHFHTVGGVAEKDICTRCSHKRWHLIKPAHKSKEHRRSRLGEVTVLSVGRFRVTKVEHKSNSKERKSLMSVTGVESVNGDMPVTPAKQESREAPATPVKQGIQERRSSE
- the RELL1 gene encoding RELT-like protein 1 isoform X1, which codes for MAPPATGGVPPTAPSLGSALGNGEFLQALSGHGLQTTTLTTRTGHDNGPDHPEYVAFALVPVFFIMGLFGILICHVLKKKGYRCTTEAEQVEEEKIGEKIEMNETMHENSDTVGQIVNYIMKNEANADVLKAMVADSSVFEPESPLSPTTPGSPTTPGSPLSPGAIPFKHSCKGHHFHTVGGVAEKDICTRCSHKRWHLIKPAHKSKEHRRSRLGEVTVLSVGRFRVTKVEHKSNSKERKSLMSVTGVESVNGDMPVTPAKQESREAPATPVKQGIQERRSSE
- the RELL1 gene encoding RELT-like protein 1 isoform X2; this encodes MKFNPVQSILTVEPGENETPGNGEFLQALSGHGLQTTTLTTRTGHDNGPDHPEYVAFALVPVFFIMGLFGILICHVLKKKGYRCTTEAEQVEEEKIGEKIEMNETMHENSDTVGQIVNYIMKNEANADVLKAMVADSSVFEPESPLSPTTPGSPTTPGSPLSPGAIPFKHSCKGHHFHTVGGVAEKDICTRCSHKRWHLIKPAHKSKEHRRSRLGEVTVLSVGRFRVTKVEHKSNSKERKSLMSVTGVESVNGDMPVTPAKQESREAPATPVKQGIQERRSSE